A single region of the Lotus japonicus ecotype B-129 chromosome 4, LjGifu_v1.2 genome encodes:
- the LOC130714577 gene encoding non-specific lipid transfer protein GPI-anchored 31 — translation MTPNLSLLLFVAAICTVDLTQGATPHTAPAPSVDCSTLVLTMADCLTFVTNGSTTTKPEGTCCSGLKSVLKTAPSCLCEAFKSSAQFGVILNVTKATSLPAACKVSAPSATKCGLSETVTPASAPVEGLSPQSSASSPTSSPAASGLNPASELAPAPAPSVGNTASSLFPISFGSLLVCLLVAAISGF, via the exons ATGACACCAAACCTCTCACTCCTCCTCTTTGTTGCAGCAATCTGCACCGTTGATCTCACACAAGGCGCCACACCACACACTGCCCCTGCACCCTCCGTGGATTGCTCAACCCTGGTGTTAACCATGGCGGATTGCTTGACCTTTGTCACCAACGGCAGCACCACCACCAAACCGGAAGGAACATGCTGCTCCGGCTTGAAGTCGGTGCTCAAGACTGCTCCGTCGTGTCTCTGTGAGGCTTTCAAGAGCAGTGCTCAGTTTGGCGTCATTTTGAATGTTACCAAGGCTACCTCTCTTCCTGCTGCTTGCAAAGTCTCTGCTCCTTCTGCTACCAAATGTGGAT TGTCTGAAACTGTAACCCCTGCTTCTGCTCCTG TTGAAGGCCTTTCTCCACAATCTTCTGCATCTTCTCCTACATCTTCTCCTGCAGCCTCTGGGTTGAACCCTGCAAGTGAGCTAGCTCCTGCACCAGCACCATCTGTAGGGAACACTGCATCATCCCTGTTCCCCATTTCATTTGGATCCTTGCTTGTTTGCCTATTGGTAGCTGCAATCTCAGGCTTTTGA